In the genome of Magnetococcales bacterium, the window GGATAGCTCCCGCAGTTTATCCTCCAGCTTTTTCTCCTCGGTGACATCCCGGATCAAAGCTGCAGAGCCGATACGGCCATCCTGAGGGCTGTGGATGGTGGAAGCGTAAAACTGCAAAACATGCTGGTTGAAAACGATGGTCTCCGGCATACCGACACCAGAGGTTTCCAAAAACCGGGTCACAAAATCAGCGTCGTCGATCAGGTTGTGAAACCCTTCCTCAAAAATGGTTTTTTCGTCCTTACCCAGCAACCGTTGGGCCGAGGGGTTGGCCAAAACCACTCTGTTTTTGGGGTCAGTGACCACGATACCCTCTCGGGCTGAAAGCAAAATGGTGGTCAGTTTTTTCTTTTCCTGATGCAATCCGGCGTGGGAGCGTTTGAGCTGATCACCCATTTGATTGAAAATCCGCGCCATATCGCTGATTTCATCCTTGCCCATCACCGGCACCCGCTCATCATAGTTGCCTTGGGCCATGTGGTTCATCGCCTGGGTCACATGGGAGATCGGGCCCACGACAGAGCGGCGCACCAGCAACATCAGGAACAAAAAGCCGCCACCGATGATGATCAGCACCGCCGAAGAGTGCATAATCGCCTCATCCAGTGCCCCTTTTGGCGCTGTGATATCAAAATAGATCTCAAACGCCCCCACAAAGCGACCCTCCCGAAGGATAGGCACATAGGTTTCCACCACATCCATTTTGAAGGTTTCCCCCTCCATGGTGGATCCTTCCTTGGCCACGGTTTTGGTAAACACCCCACCCTGAGCCACGATCTGATGGAAATACTCCTTTTCATTCATTCGCCCGATCTCACTCGCTACGGAAGAGTAGACCAACTCACCGGTGTGGGCGAAAACACGGTATTTCATCACCTTGAAATCCCGGGCCACCTTGGCGGCTTCCGTTTTCAATTCATCGGAAACCTGCAATGGCCCCTCATTGGCCACATCCGCTTCTCCCACCATGGTGGCCAGATGGGTGCCAATACGGATGGCAGCCTCCTCGGTATTTGCCGTGAGCAGGCGATTGAAGGTGGGGTAGGTGAAAAATATCGTATAGATAGGCAGAAAGAGCGCAATCAGCACGGAGGCCAAAAAGCTGTTCCGCATGAATTTATATTTCAACATAGGGTAGCCGATCGATTCGAGTGGATCATGGAGAAAGCCCGTTGTGTTGGCGCTTTCCTCTTCTAAACATGATGACAGAACGGCAAGCGCTCAGAGCCACGACAGAGTCAAGCGCTTGATTTTATGTTATTTTCGTGTTCTTTTTAGACTTTTTTCAGTTTTATGAGACTCAGCCATGATGTGATTCAATTTTTTGTTGATGGCATTTTTAACATGAATTCCCTGTGGAGGGGTATGTTTGGAGAAAAAAAATATTGCCAAAATGTTGCCAACAAATATCTGAGACATTGACAGCACCCTTCTTCACCGAGCAAAATTCCTTCTATCAAACCATTTTCAGCCCTCTGCAATCCTTATCAGCGGTTTTCAAACCATGCCCACAAAACGCCCAACACCCCTCATCCACCTGCTGGATGATGATGTCAGCATGCAGTATCTGCTAACTTCCTTTCTGGAAAAATCAGGCTTTCGGGTCGAGGCTTATTCCCAGGCAGCTGATTTTTTTCAGGCCTTTGATAAAAAACAACCGGATGCTGTGTTATTGGACTTGGGGCTACCGGATGAGGATGGTTTGGTGGTAGCCCGCAAGCTGCGCCACCACTCCAACGTCCCCCTCATGATCGTCTCAGCCCGTGATGAGGATCAGGATCGTCTGGTGGGATTGGAAATTGGGGCCGATGACTATCTCACCAAACCCTTCAAACCCAGGGAGCTGGTGATACGTCTTGAAAATCTTTTAAAACGTGCTCAAGTTTCCCAGCCTGGCAGGCCTGTTCTGCCTGGTGAAGCGACGGGGGCGGTTCGGTTTGGAGATTTTTCCATGGATCTGGCCAAACGGCGGCTGGTTTCAGCAAAGTCAGGCACCATCTCTTTGACCCGTGGGGAGTTCGATTGTTTGGCGACGCTGGTCAAGGCCGGGGGGGATGTGGTGGGACGGGATCGGCTAAAGGATGCCATTTCCCATCGGGGAGAGCCCCCGGGAGATCGCACGGTGGATTCCATCATCTGCCGTATTCGCCGAAAAACCGGCACGGGGCGCAAGGGCAACGGGGTGGTGCTGACTGTTTCCGGATATGGCTATCAGTTAAACCCCGATCTGGAGCTTCTCTCCTGAGCCGACATTTCCTCCTTTGAGATAAATTTTGTGCAATACCTGAGGAAAATTCAATCAACCCGAAGGAATGTTCAATTCCGGCAGTTGGGTTTCTTCGCGGATCGCCTGGAGCAGTTGTCGGGCTTCGCTCTTTAGCTCAACAAACAGCTTCCGGCCTTCATCCAGACGCTCATTTTTGGCGAGATTTTCCAGGGTTTCAGCCAACTCCCCAGCCCGACTACATCCGACTTGGCGGGTGACCCCCTTCATGGGATGGGTCTCTCTACAGATAGCGGGGCCATCATCTGCGGCCAGGGCCTTTTCGATGGAGGCCAAACGCTTGCCCAGGGTGTTGAGAAAGAGTTCCAGGTAGGGCTCAAAATCCTCTTCCAGCTCCTCTCCCATCTCCCGGAAAAGGGCCAGGTCCAGAGTGGGGTGATTCGTAGCCATCAACACATCTCCCGCAAACAGATCTTCAAGAAATGATCCTCTGCCACTCCGACCTGATTGGCCAGAAACGAGGCAGGGTTTTTATCCAACATCGCCAGTGAGGTCCATCGGCTGGAAAGAGCCGCCCCCTGGAGATAGCCTGTCGGCTCCCTTGGGACCGATTCCTGATGATAAGAACCTGTCAGAGGCTATTTGGTGATTGCGTCCTGCTTGCCGCGGCGGCGTTAAAATCGTGCTCAAATCCTCACGTACTGGAGTACGCTCCGGTTTTCCGCGCGATTTTGCCTTGCCGGGGCGGCGCAATCCACAATCACCAAACAGCCTCTCAGAAAAGAGAGCTGACGACTGGAGGTGTCTGGCAGCACCGCGCCAGGAGTTCACCCCGAGGCTTATGATAGCAGATAGGCGCTGTTTACATAGACAAAATGGATCCTGTCATCAAAAAAAATAAATTTCTTTGAAAAACAAGAATCACTGTTTGCCATTCGACTCTTCCTGGCCAGGTTCATCGTCATCATCCAGGGCCATTCGGCTCATTTTTTCAAACCGTTTTTTGTTCGCTGGTCTAAACGCCCAGAACACAATCGCCACAAAGAGCAGAAAAAACCAGACCAGGGCGATCTCCTTGGAGAGGAGGAAAATCTCATCGAATTCCATTAGGCACCCTTGTCGGAAGAGGAAGGGGGAATGTGGATGCGTTCGGCAAAACGGTACTCTCCGGCAGGGGTTACAGCCAGGAGTTTTACATCCCACGCACCAGGAAATGGCGGCTCAATCCGAACCACA includes:
- a CDS encoding diguanylate cyclase; the protein is MRNSFLASVLIALFLPIYTIFFTYPTFNRLLTANTEEAAIRIGTHLATMVGEADVANEGPLQVSDELKTEAAKVARDFKVMKYRVFAHTGELVYSSVASEIGRMNEKEYFHQIVAQGGVFTKTVAKEGSTMEGETFKMDVVETYVPILREGRFVGAFEIYFDITAPKGALDEAIMHSSAVLIIIGGGFLFLMLLVRRSVVGPISHVTQAMNHMAQGNYDERVPVMGKDEISDMARIFNQMGDQLKRSHAGLHQEKKKLTTILLSAREGIVVTDPKNRVVLANPSAQRLLGKDEKTIFEEGFHNLIDDADFVTRFLETSGVGMPETIVFNQHVLQFYASTIHSPQDGRIGSAALIRDVTEEKKLEDKLRELSHTDGLTGLLNRRRLDEILAAEFQRAKRYGTEFGILLFDVDHFKKFNDEHGHDQGDRVLQALAHEMKDHFRSLDYCCRFGGEEFCIIMPSTITPGIMDAADRFRVKVANMLVDGLQVTISIGIAIFSQVQPEKGPQGMIKLADEALYAAKQAGRNRVKFFPL
- a CDS encoding response regulator transcription factor, which translates into the protein MPTKRPTPLIHLLDDDVSMQYLLTSFLEKSGFRVEAYSQAADFFQAFDKKQPDAVLLDLGLPDEDGLVVARKLRHHSNVPLMIVSARDEDQDRLVGLEIGADDYLTKPFKPRELVIRLENLLKRAQVSQPGRPVLPGEATGAVRFGDFSMDLAKRRLVSAKSGTISLTRGEFDCLATLVKAGGDVVGRDRLKDAISHRGEPPGDRTVDSIICRIRRKTGTGRKGNGVVLTVSGYGYQLNPDLELLS
- a CDS encoding Hpt domain-containing protein gives rise to the protein MATNHPTLDLALFREMGEELEEDFEPYLELFLNTLGKRLASIEKALAADDGPAICRETHPMKGVTRQVGCSRAGELAETLENLAKNERLDEGRKLFVELKSEARQLLQAIREETQLPELNIPSG
- a CDS encoding cbb3-type cytochrome c oxidase subunit 3, whose amino-acid sequence is MEFDEIFLLSKEIALVWFFLLFVAIVFWAFRPANKKRFEKMSRMALDDDDEPGQEESNGKQ